The following proteins are encoded in a genomic region of Paenibacillus sp. FSL H3-0469:
- a CDS encoding FeoA family protein, protein MALTSCSLLRLQPGFTGSIQRIEGMNPILRRRLADLGVSEGVMIRLKGKGPFMGPITLECNGQLFAIRRKEAAMIEVKVS, encoded by the coding sequence ATGGCTTTAACATCCTGCTCCTTACTGCGTCTGCAACCAGGCTTTACCGGCTCCATTCAAAGAATCGAAGGCATGAACCCTATCTTGCGCCGCCGTCTGGCCGACCTGGGAGTATCTGAGGGTGTAATGATCCGTCTCAAGGGCAAAGGGCCTTTCATGGGTCCGATTACGCTTGAATGCAACGGTCAGCTATTTGCTATCCGGCGAAAAGAAGCAGCTATGATAGAGGTGAAGGTCTCATGA
- a CDS encoding aldolase catalytic domain-containing protein produces MKTNHSKIVDCTIRDGGLVNNWDFSIEFVQKLYAGLNEAGVDYMEIGYKNSPKLLKGAEGAGPWRFLNDDFLRKVIPQKGHTKLSALVDIGRVDENDILPRSESMLDLIRVACYSKDVDKALQLVQTFHDLGYETTINIMALSNVMENELLEAFEQIRESVVDVVYIVDSYGSLDHNDFHYLVEKFKTHLPEKRLGVHTHNNLQLAFSNTLIAAEKGVELLDASCYGMGRAAGNCPTELLVTHLKNTNYTLRPVLDIVENLMIPLREKEEWGYIIPYMITGTLDEHPRSAMALRSSADKDKAVDFYDTLTTPEVNFGDK; encoded by the coding sequence GTGAAGACTAATCATAGTAAAATTGTCGATTGTACCATCCGTGATGGGGGATTGGTGAATAACTGGGATTTTAGCATTGAATTTGTTCAGAAATTATATGCCGGACTGAATGAAGCCGGTGTTGATTATATGGAAATCGGATATAAGAACTCGCCGAAGCTGCTCAAAGGGGCTGAGGGTGCAGGTCCTTGGCGCTTTTTGAATGATGACTTCCTGCGCAAGGTCATTCCGCAAAAGGGGCATACGAAGCTGTCGGCTCTGGTCGATATCGGCCGTGTGGACGAGAATGATATTCTGCCCCGCAGCGAGAGCATGCTTGATCTGATCCGAGTGGCTTGTTACAGCAAGGATGTGGACAAGGCTCTTCAGCTGGTGCAGACGTTCCATGACCTGGGCTATGAGACGACCATTAATATTATGGCCCTGTCCAATGTAATGGAGAATGAGCTGCTGGAAGCCTTCGAGCAGATCCGCGAAAGCGTAGTTGATGTAGTCTATATCGTGGATTCTTACGGCAGCCTGGATCATAATGATTTTCATTACCTGGTAGAGAAGTTCAAGACACATCTGCCGGAGAAGCGGCTCGGTGTGCATACCCACAACAATCTTCAGCTGGCCTTCTCCAATACGCTGATTGCAGCCGAGAAGGGGGTAGAACTGCTGGATGCTTCCTGTTATGGGATGGGCCGTGCCGCAGGCAACTGTCCTACAGAGCTGCTGGTTACCCATCTGAAGAATACGAATTATACGCTCCGTCCTGTGCTGGATATCGTTGAGAACCTGATGATCCCTCTGCGGGAGAAGGAAGAGTGGGGCTATATCATTCCGTATATGATTACAGGAACGCTGGATGAGCATCCCCGCTCGGCAATGGCGCTGCGATCTTCGGCCGATAAAGATAAGGCGGTTGACTTCTATGACACACTGACAACACCTGAGGTCAATTTCGGGGACAAATAA
- a CDS encoding EAL domain-containing protein, whose translation MRQEERKTIHAAILGAALFLLIQIFRTPLGQIEDKDLLMAFYLILGCCTVAFGFAIFAQGWLLFANSLSKARLYTSALFLGVSIFDFLHVLGFVGISGITPYISQGQSLWLLTFSRLASALGIMLIFSREDQLVGTGSKGKVFRNAFVVILLSLAVFGLGNLIVSGLADEPWAETARDLMNMAILFVYLLGAAIIIYPGKSEKSASLLIIIRSLVFFSLAQVFFMNLFSVGELDYLFGMLSSAAAYYLLLTGVYRLTIEEPFQENQQAEARINYLAYHDELTGLPNRRRLMQRMEEVVLQSEQDKSRGFSGLVIMNINHFKNINDSLGHYAGDLLLQLVARRIGDEVKVNEELFSMGADEFAFLMTERTGLENCLVRAGELLRLFETPVGLESGEYHISLSLGVSIYPGDGDTAEQLIQNADTAVHNAKEQGVEIRRYIPAMQMKAKERLKLENDLRRALERGEFYLVYQPQVLLETEEIVGMEALLRWNHPKRGLVSPVDFIPIAEESGLIVPIGEWVLKTACLQNKMWQDAGYHPICVSINLSMRQFLQPNLAGKIDAILKDIGLDPCYVDLEITESMTLDKETAFDQLNRLKRLGVCISIDDFGTGYSSLHYLKNMPIDRLKIDRSFVSDVMEDSNNAAIVSTITSMAHHLKLKVTAEGVENKEQLHFLRQQHCHEAQGYLFSKPVKAAEFEQSFLRPLLEMPS comes from the coding sequence ATGAGACAAGAAGAGAGAAAGACGATTCATGCGGCTATTCTGGGGGCTGCGCTATTCCTTCTGATCCAGATTTTTCGTACACCGCTGGGCCAAATAGAGGACAAGGATTTATTGATGGCCTTTTACCTTATTTTGGGCTGTTGTACTGTCGCGTTCGGTTTTGCGATTTTCGCCCAGGGCTGGCTGCTGTTCGCCAATAGTTTATCCAAGGCCAGACTGTACACCTCTGCATTGTTCCTGGGGGTGAGCATTTTTGACTTCCTGCATGTACTCGGGTTTGTAGGTATTTCCGGAATCACCCCTTATATTAGCCAGGGGCAGTCCTTATGGCTTCTGACGTTCTCCCGGTTGGCCAGTGCACTGGGGATCATGCTTATTTTCAGCAGAGAAGACCAGCTTGTAGGAACCGGCAGCAAGGGGAAGGTGTTCAGGAATGCTTTTGTGGTGATTCTGCTGTCTTTGGCTGTGTTTGGTCTTGGCAACCTGATTGTCTCCGGGCTGGCGGACGAACCATGGGCAGAAACGGCAAGAGATCTGATGAACATGGCGATACTGTTCGTCTATTTGCTTGGCGCTGCGATTATCATCTATCCGGGCAAAAGCGAAAAGTCGGCTTCTCTGCTGATTATTATCCGTTCCCTTGTGTTTTTCTCCCTGGCTCAGGTCTTCTTCATGAATCTGTTCAGTGTCGGAGAATTGGATTATCTCTTCGGAATGCTCAGCAGCGCAGCAGCCTATTATCTTCTGCTGACCGGAGTCTACAGATTGACGATTGAGGAGCCGTTCCAGGAGAACCAGCAGGCGGAAGCGCGGATTAATTATCTGGCGTACCACGATGAGCTGACCGGTCTTCCGAACAGACGCCGCCTGATGCAGCGCATGGAAGAGGTGGTGCTCCAGAGTGAGCAGGACAAAAGCCGCGGCTTCTCCGGGCTGGTCATTATGAACATCAACCATTTCAAGAATATCAATGACTCCCTGGGTCATTATGCGGGAGATTTGCTGCTGCAGCTGGTTGCCCGGCGGATCGGGGACGAGGTTAAAGTCAATGAAGAGCTCTTTAGTATGGGGGCGGACGAGTTTGCTTTTCTGATGACGGAGCGTACGGGGCTGGAGAATTGTCTGGTCCGGGCGGGTGAGCTGCTGCGCCTGTTCGAGACGCCGGTAGGTCTGGAGTCGGGTGAATACCATATTTCGCTTAGTCTGGGGGTAAGCATCTATCCCGGAGACGGAGATACGGCTGAGCAGTTGATACAGAATGCAGACACAGCGGTGCACAATGCCAAGGAGCAGGGGGTGGAGATCCGCCGCTATATTCCGGCTATGCAGATGAAGGCGAAGGAACGCCTCAAGCTGGAGAATGATCTGCGCCGGGCGCTGGAGCGGGGGGAGTTCTATCTGGTCTATCAGCCCCAGGTGCTGCTTGAGACAGAAGAGATTGTCGGCATGGAGGCGCTGCTGCGCTGGAACCATCCCAAACGCGGCTTGGTCTCTCCGGTAGATTTCATTCCTATCGCTGAAGAGAGCGGGCTAATTGTTCCCATTGGGGAATGGGTGCTTAAGACGGCTTGTCTGCAGAATAAAATGTGGCAGGATGCCGGCTATCATCCGATTTGCGTGTCTATTAACCTCTCGATGCGCCAGTTCCTGCAGCCTAATCTGGCCGGCAAAATTGATGCCATCCTGAAGGATATCGGTCTAGATCCCTGTTACGTGGATTTGGAGATTACCGAGAGTATGACCCTGGACAAGGAGACCGCCTTCGACCAATTGAACCGTCTCAAAAGACTCGGCGTATGCATCAGCATCGATGATTTCGGCACAGGCTACAGCTCGCTGCATTATCTGAAGAATATGCCGATTGACCGCTTGAAGATCGACCGTTCCTTCGTATCGGATGTTATGGAGGACAGCAACAATGCTGCAATTGTCTCTACGATTACCTCGATGGCCCACCATTTGAAGCTCAAGGTTACCGCCGAAGGCGTGGAGAACAAGGAGCAGCTGCACTTTCTGCGCCAGCAGCATTGCCATGAGGCCCAGGGGTATCTGTTCAGCAAGCCGGTGAAGGCGGCCGAATTCGAGCAGTCCTTCCTCAGGCCTCTGCTGGAAATGCCGTCGTAA
- a CDS encoding dipeptidase, which translates to MSYETYFQAEREAQLSELKQWLAIPSISALSSHKEDINTAAGWLVETLKRAGLENIELHPTAGHPVIYADYLHAPGKPTILVYGHYDVQPVDPLNLWTTPPFEPEIRDGKLYARGATDDKGQVFMHIKAIEAILKQEGTLPVNIKLCIEGEEEIGSVNLPPFLEANQDKLAADAVLVSDTSLLERGRPAICTGLRGLCSMEVTVNTALTDLHSGSYGGGVPNALHALVSLLSTLHDDKGRVSVEGFYEGVPALSPLLREEFAKQGVDEDKIRTALGLEQLYGEEGYTFVERVGARPTLELNGVYGGFQGEGSKTVIPKEAHAKITCRLVGDQDPQHILDAVEAHLKANIQKGAKVQVKQMEKARAFNIDPSHPILQTAADAYGKVYGTRALFTKDGGSIPIMESFARILKAPVVLMGFGLDDENLHAPDEHFNLENFDKGLLTLVEFLKTV; encoded by the coding sequence ATGTCATACGAAACTTACTTTCAGGCTGAGCGTGAAGCCCAGCTGAGCGAACTCAAGCAATGGCTGGCGATCCCCAGCATTTCAGCCCTGTCCAGCCACAAAGAAGATATCAATACCGCTGCCGGCTGGCTGGTAGAGACCCTGAAGCGTGCGGGCCTTGAGAATATCGAGCTGCATCCTACGGCCGGTCATCCGGTGATCTATGCAGACTACCTTCACGCTCCCGGCAAGCCGACCATCCTGGTCTACGGCCATTATGATGTACAGCCGGTTGATCCGCTGAACCTGTGGACTACACCTCCGTTTGAACCGGAGATCCGTGACGGCAAGCTCTACGCCCGCGGCGCTACAGACGACAAGGGCCAGGTATTCATGCATATCAAGGCCATCGAGGCCATCCTCAAGCAAGAGGGCACTCTGCCGGTCAACATCAAGCTCTGCATCGAAGGGGAAGAGGAGATTGGCAGCGTCAACCTGCCGCCATTCCTGGAAGCTAACCAGGACAAGCTTGCTGCAGATGCTGTTCTTGTCTCGGATACCTCCCTGCTGGAGCGCGGACGCCCTGCCATCTGCACAGGGCTCCGTGGTCTCTGCTCCATGGAGGTTACAGTGAACACCGCCTTGACTGACCTGCACTCCGGCTCCTACGGCGGCGGCGTTCCCAATGCGCTGCATGCGCTGGTGTCGCTGCTGAGCACCCTTCACGATGACAAGGGCCGTGTATCTGTAGAAGGCTTCTACGAAGGCGTGCCTGCCCTGTCCCCGCTCCTGCGTGAAGAATTCGCCAAGCAAGGTGTGGACGAAGATAAGATCCGCACCGCCCTCGGCCTGGAGCAATTGTACGGTGAAGAAGGCTACACCTTCGTGGAACGGGTCGGCGCACGTCCAACGCTGGAGCTGAACGGCGTATACGGAGGCTTCCAAGGTGAAGGCAGCAAGACCGTCATCCCGAAGGAAGCTCATGCCAAGATTACCTGCCGCTTGGTCGGCGACCAGGACCCGCAGCACATCCTGGATGCCGTTGAAGCCCATCTGAAGGCTAATATTCAAAAGGGCGCCAAGGTTCAGGTGAAGCAGATGGAGAAAGCTCGCGCCTTCAACATCGATCCGTCGCACCCGATCCTCCAGACCGCTGCCGATGCTTACGGCAAGGTCTATGGCACCCGCGCCCTCTTCACCAAAGACGGCGGCTCCATCCCGATCATGGAGAGCTTCGCCCGCATCCTGAAGGCCCCGGTCGTCCTGATGGGCTTCGGACTCGATGACGAGAACCTGCACGCGCCGGACGAGCACTTCAACCTGGAGAACTTCGACAAAGGCCTGCTGACCTTGGTCGAGTTCCTGAAGACCGTCTAA
- a CDS encoding RNA methyltransferase, whose translation MPASDEPIYIYTYAHSPDETSLCGMELRCLFGREIPPAIFASGVEADVSRSPFIKERIDVMYEGDTLPEIYKQTEQVELAGRSFKVIFVKTNDLAPEQKIEYGERRVIEREIGLRIEGEADVNHPELVYGIVTLGGRWYFGPYHKNKATWFRQMHKPRSYSIALSTRVARAAVNMAVPRIPGVKLIDPCCGIGTVMVEALSMGIDVVGRDINPLIAAGARTNIAHFGFESVVTLGDIADIEEHYDAAIVDMPYNLYSRITPEEQFAILSHTRRIADRVVIVAIEAVDEMIAAAGFTIVDRCVARKGAFSRHLMLCE comes from the coding sequence ATGCCTGCAAGTGATGAACCGATATATATTTATACGTATGCCCATTCGCCGGATGAGACCTCACTATGCGGGATGGAGCTGCGCTGCCTGTTTGGCAGGGAGATCCCTCCGGCAATATTCGCAAGCGGGGTAGAGGCGGATGTCAGCCGCAGTCCTTTTATCAAAGAGCGGATAGATGTGATGTACGAAGGGGACACGCTCCCGGAGATCTACAAGCAGACAGAGCAGGTGGAGCTTGCGGGGCGGAGCTTCAAGGTTATTTTTGTGAAGACTAATGATCTGGCTCCTGAGCAAAAAATAGAATACGGTGAGCGCAGAGTGATTGAGCGGGAAATCGGCCTGCGGATTGAGGGAGAGGCGGATGTGAACCATCCGGAGCTGGTGTACGGGATTGTAACGCTCGGCGGACGCTGGTACTTCGGCCCTTATCATAAGAACAAGGCAACCTGGTTCAGGCAGATGCACAAGCCCCGCAGCTACTCCATAGCGCTCAGCACACGGGTAGCCCGGGCAGCGGTCAATATGGCAGTTCCGCGAATACCCGGTGTGAAGCTGATCGATCCCTGCTGCGGAATTGGCACAGTAATGGTGGAAGCTCTGTCTATGGGAATTGATGTCGTCGGCCGTGATATTAACCCGCTCATAGCGGCAGGTGCGCGGACGAACATCGCCCATTTCGGCTTCGAGAGTGTTGTTACGCTCGGGGATATCGCAGATATTGAGGAGCATTACGATGCAGCGATCGTGGATATGCCTTATAATCTGTATTCACGGATTACCCCCGAAGAGCAGTTTGCGATTCTGAGTCATACGCGGCGGATTGCGGACAGAGTGGTCATTGTGGCGATTGAGGCGGTGGATGAGATGATTGCTGCGGCCGGTTTTACAATTGTAGACCGTTGTGTGGCGCGAAAAGGTGCGTTCTCCCGTCATCTGATGCTGTGCGAGTAG
- a CDS encoding NUDIX hydrolase, producing the protein MEPKWLTWAKEIQGIAQTGLAYAKDVYDIERYQALRELSVDILANYTYESKERIRLSFAGEDGYSTPKVDIRGVIFQDDKILLVHEKLDGKWALPGGWADIGLSPSEVAVKEIAEESGYQAEAVRLLAVLDKKFHHHPPEPYHTYKMFILCRITGGEAAGGVETSGAGFFAEDALPELSEERNTAEQLHILFQYLHNPEKEVILD; encoded by the coding sequence ATGGAACCAAAATGGTTAACCTGGGCCAAAGAAATTCAAGGGATTGCCCAGACAGGGCTGGCGTATGCCAAGGATGTATATGATATTGAACGTTATCAGGCACTGCGCGAGCTGAGTGTGGATATTCTGGCGAATTATACGTATGAGAGCAAGGAACGTATCCGGCTCTCCTTCGCGGGCGAAGACGGGTATAGCACACCTAAGGTGGATATCCGGGGAGTTATTTTTCAGGATGATAAAATTCTGCTCGTACACGAGAAGCTCGACGGAAAATGGGCACTGCCCGGAGGTTGGGCAGATATCGGCCTGTCACCAAGCGAGGTAGCTGTCAAGGAAATTGCCGAGGAATCCGGCTACCAGGCGGAAGCGGTCCGTCTGCTTGCCGTGCTGGATAAGAAGTTCCATCATCATCCGCCGGAGCCGTACCATACCTATAAAATGTTCATTCTCTGCAGAATTACCGGCGGGGAAGCGGCAGGTGGCGTGGAGACGAGCGGTGCGGGATTTTTTGCCGAGGATGCCTTGCCCGAATTGTCTGAAGAACGCAACACGGCCGAGCAGCTGCACATCCTATTCCAATATTTACATAATCCCGAAAAAGAAGTAATATTGGACTAA
- a CDS encoding ASCH domain-containing protein, with amino-acid sequence MTLTPEISKYWESYLVKHPEAADKFDSAWAFGDNPRLADELLDLVLKGIKTGTAQNYELIKAQGLSMPFTGGLSVLLDSTGQPRAIIETTKVEVVPFAEVTAEFAYSEGEDDRSLESWRYEHEVFFTRELECEGKPFDPDMRVVCENFRLVHINNEL; translated from the coding sequence ATGACATTAACCCCGGAAATTTCAAAATATTGGGAGAGTTATCTGGTGAAGCATCCGGAAGCGGCAGACAAATTCGACAGCGCCTGGGCGTTCGGCGACAATCCCCGGCTGGCAGATGAGCTGCTGGATCTGGTGCTGAAAGGAATCAAGACAGGAACCGCGCAGAATTATGAGCTAATTAAGGCTCAGGGGCTGAGCATGCCTTTTACAGGCGGATTATCCGTCCTGCTGGACAGCACAGGGCAGCCGCGCGCGATTATTGAGACGACGAAGGTGGAGGTTGTTCCGTTCGCTGAGGTAACCGCTGAATTCGCCTACTCCGAAGGGGAGGATGACCGCAGCCTCGAATCCTGGCGCTACGAGCATGAGGTGTTCTTCACCAGGGAGCTGGAGTGTGAGGGCAAGCCTTTTGACCCGGATATGCGGGTGGTCTGTGAGAACTTCCGGCTGGTGCATATTAACAACGAATTGTAA